One genomic segment of Mycolicibacterium gilvum includes these proteins:
- a CDS encoding cobalt-precorrin-4/precorrin-4 C(11)-methyltransferase, with protein MNHPVQFVGAGPGAADLLTVRAARLLADAGLVLYPGTYLDPDVLAHCSPSADLVDTGNLDLGAIVARLVDGHRAGVAVVRLVSGDPSVYSAVSEQTRRLDAAGVPWQVTPGVPAYAAAAARVGRELTVPLVAQSVVLTRTRARSTQMPDTESLAAFAATRATLVLHLAITRIRELMAEIEGDYGPDCPVVVVYRASQPQEIVLRGTVSDIADAVESAGLRQAAVILVGRALAGRPDPEAGESYLYDASRDRSGRDR; from the coding sequence ATGAATCACCCGGTACAGTTCGTCGGCGCGGGACCCGGCGCCGCGGACCTGTTGACCGTGCGCGCGGCCCGACTGCTCGCCGACGCCGGGCTGGTGCTCTACCCCGGCACCTACCTCGACCCCGACGTGCTCGCCCACTGCTCCCCGTCGGCCGACCTCGTCGACACCGGGAACCTCGATCTCGGCGCGATCGTCGCGCGACTGGTCGACGGTCACCGCGCGGGTGTGGCGGTGGTGCGGCTGGTCTCGGGTGATCCGTCGGTGTACTCGGCGGTCTCGGAGCAGACCCGGAGGCTGGACGCGGCCGGGGTGCCGTGGCAGGTCACCCCCGGGGTGCCGGCGTACGCGGCGGCCGCCGCGCGGGTCGGACGCGAACTCACCGTGCCGCTCGTCGCGCAGTCGGTGGTACTGACCCGGACCCGCGCGCGGTCGACGCAGATGCCCGACACGGAGTCGCTCGCCGCGTTCGCCGCGACCCGCGCCACCCTGGTGCTGCACCTGGCGATCACCCGGATCCGGGAACTGATGGCCGAGATCGAGGGCGACTACGGGCCCGACTGCCCGGTAGTGGTGGTCTACCGGGCGTCACAGCCGCAGGAGATCGTGCTGCGCGGCACCGTCTCCGACATCGCCGATGCGGTCGAATCCGCCGGCCTGCGGCAGGCGGCGGTGATCCTGGTCGGACGTGCCCTGGCCGGTAGGCCCGACCCCGAAGCAGGCGAGAGCTACCTGTACGACGCGTCGCGGGACCGGTCGGGACGGGACCGGTGA
- a CDS encoding aspartate aminotransferase family protein translates to MTSTTMRTLPTGEDVDSAIDRGRRAYELDRKHVFHSWSAQAQINPMTVLAAQGSYVWDGDGNKLLDFSSQLVNTNIGHQHPKVVAAIADQAAKLCTVAPQHVNDARSEAARLIAERTPGELNRIFFTNGGADAVEHAVRMARLHTGRYKVLSRYRSYHGGTETAINLTGDPRRWPNDHGNAGIVHVDGPFLYRSAFHSETEEQEAQRALEHLDRLVRMEGPSTIAAIILESVPGTAGIMVPPPGYMAGVREICDRHGIVFIADEVMAGFGRTGKWFAIENFDVVPDLITFAKGVTSGYVPLGGVAISEAIYSSFAERAYPGGLTYSGHPLACACAVATITAMEDEGMVDNAARIGRDLLGPGLRDLAARHRSVGEVRGLGVFWAIELVANQQTREPLAPYGGSSPAMTAVVAACKAGGLLPFANFNRIHAVPPCNVTDDEVAEGLRILDAALAVADDYTV, encoded by the coding sequence ATGACAAGCACGACGATGCGCACCCTGCCGACCGGCGAGGACGTCGACTCCGCCATCGACCGCGGTCGGCGAGCCTATGAACTCGACCGCAAGCACGTCTTCCACTCGTGGTCGGCACAGGCCCAGATCAACCCGATGACGGTGCTGGCCGCCCAGGGTTCGTACGTGTGGGACGGCGACGGCAACAAGCTGCTCGACTTCTCGTCACAGCTGGTGAACACCAACATCGGCCACCAGCACCCGAAAGTCGTGGCCGCGATCGCCGATCAGGCCGCCAAGCTCTGCACGGTCGCCCCGCAACATGTCAACGACGCCCGCTCCGAGGCCGCGCGCCTCATCGCCGAGCGCACCCCCGGCGAGCTGAACCGGATCTTCTTCACCAACGGCGGCGCCGACGCCGTCGAGCACGCGGTCCGCATGGCGCGCCTGCACACCGGCCGCTACAAGGTGCTGTCCCGCTACCGCTCCTACCACGGCGGCACCGAGACCGCGATCAACCTCACCGGCGACCCGCGCCGCTGGCCCAACGACCACGGCAACGCCGGCATCGTCCATGTCGACGGTCCGTTCCTCTACCGGTCGGCGTTCCACTCCGAGACCGAGGAACAGGAGGCCCAGCGCGCGCTGGAGCACCTCGACCGGCTGGTCCGGATGGAGGGTCCGTCGACGATCGCGGCGATCATCCTGGAGTCGGTGCCGGGAACGGCCGGCATCATGGTGCCCCCTCCCGGATACATGGCCGGGGTGCGCGAGATCTGCGACCGGCACGGCATCGTGTTCATCGCCGACGAGGTGATGGCCGGCTTCGGCCGTACCGGAAAGTGGTTCGCCATCGAGAATTTCGATGTCGTCCCGGACCTGATCACGTTCGCCAAGGGGGTCACCTCGGGGTACGTGCCGCTCGGTGGCGTCGCGATCAGCGAGGCGATCTACTCGAGCTTCGCCGAGCGCGCCTACCCGGGCGGTCTCACCTACTCGGGCCATCCCCTGGCGTGCGCGTGCGCGGTGGCGACCATCACCGCGATGGAGGACGAGGGCATGGTCGACAACGCCGCCCGGATCGGGCGCGACCTGCTCGGCCCCGGTCTGCGTGACCTCGCGGCCCGTCACCGGTCGGTCGGCGAGGTCCGTGGCCTGGGCGTGTTCTGGGCCATCGAGCTCGTCGCGAACCAGCAGACCCGGGAACCGTTGGCGCCGTACGGCGGTTCGAGTCCGGCGATGACCGCGGTCGTGGCCGCCTGCAAGGCCGGCGGCCTGCTGCCGTTCGCCAACTTCAACCGCATCCACGCCGTTCCGCCGTGCAATGTCACCGACGACGAGGTGGCCGAGGGTTTGCGGATCCTCGACGCGGCCCTGGCCGTCGCCGACGACTACACGGTCTGA
- the bluB gene encoding 5,6-dimethylbenzimidazole synthase has translation MSAETAALYDVINRRRDTRREFTGAPTDDEVLERVLLAAHAAPSVGMSQPWDFVLVRSPETLRAFRDHVAGEREVFAAELSGERADVFDRIKIEGICESGLGIVVGYDPTRGGPAVLGRHAIPDAGLYSVVCAIQNLWLAATAEGLGVGWVSFYREETLRSLVGMPDHVRPVAWLCVGPVADLPDVPDLERFGWQARRSLDTVVHRERYPEP, from the coding sequence GTGAGCGCCGAGACTGCCGCGCTGTACGACGTGATCAACCGCCGTCGGGACACCCGACGCGAGTTCACCGGCGCCCCCACCGACGACGAGGTCCTTGAGCGGGTGTTGCTCGCCGCGCACGCCGCGCCGTCGGTCGGGATGTCACAACCGTGGGACTTCGTGCTGGTCCGCTCGCCGGAGACGTTGCGGGCGTTCCGCGATCACGTGGCCGGCGAACGGGAGGTCTTCGCCGCCGAGCTCTCGGGCGAGCGCGCCGACGTCTTCGACCGCATCAAGATCGAGGGCATCTGCGAGTCCGGTCTCGGCATCGTCGTCGGCTACGACCCGACCCGCGGCGGCCCTGCGGTGCTCGGCCGCCACGCGATCCCGGACGCGGGCCTGTACTCCGTGGTCTGCGCGATCCAGAATCTGTGGCTCGCCGCGACCGCCGAGGGCCTCGGCGTCGGCTGGGTGTCGTTCTACCGCGAGGAGACGCTGCGCTCACTGGTGGGAATGCCCGACCATGTGCGGCCCGTGGCGTGGTTGTGCGTGGGCCCGGTGGCCGATCTGCCCGACGTTCCCGACCTCGAACGGTTCGGATGGCAGGCCCGCCGATCGCTGGACACCGTGGTGCACCGGGAGCGCTACCCGGAACCCTGA
- a CDS encoding TetR family transcriptional regulator, which yields MSGAEKPGLRERKKTRTRETVRREAFRLFQLNGYAQTTVDQIAEAAFVSPRTFFRYFPTKESVLFSDDLFDPIIEEFLAAPAELSPVAAYRHAAARVFETMAGSDYDYILARQQLLYGLPEAKGALWNEHVGAIRRLTNAIATRLDRPGNDHQARVTAGAIIGVFMAASDDAPMSGESFLDALDLLDRGLPR from the coding sequence ATGAGCGGTGCCGAGAAACCCGGATTGCGGGAACGCAAGAAGACGCGCACCCGCGAGACGGTGCGCCGGGAAGCCTTCCGGCTGTTCCAACTGAACGGCTACGCCCAGACCACCGTCGACCAGATCGCCGAAGCGGCCTTCGTCTCACCCCGGACGTTCTTCCGGTACTTCCCCACCAAGGAATCGGTGCTGTTCTCCGACGATCTGTTCGACCCGATCATCGAGGAGTTCCTGGCCGCGCCGGCGGAACTGTCACCGGTCGCGGCCTACCGGCACGCCGCCGCCCGGGTTTTCGAGACGATGGCGGGGTCCGACTACGACTACATCCTCGCGCGGCAGCAGTTGTTGTACGGCCTTCCCGAAGCAAAGGGCGCGCTGTGGAACGAGCACGTCGGCGCCATCCGGCGGCTCACGAACGCCATCGCGACGCGACTGGACAGACCCGGAAACGACCATCAGGCACGGGTGACCGCGGGCGCGATCATCGGCGTGTTCATGGCCGCCTCCGACGACGCGCCGATGTCCGGGGAGTCGTTCCTCGACGCGCTCGACCTGCTGGACCGAGGCCTGCCCCGGTAG
- a CDS encoding spore photoproduct lyase family protein gives MTATPLAERLLDITRIYHEPGIEGSPRAAEVLARFPDAERIEVPSHQAIPGLYGNAGNIADWVRIKQQVLVLGEKKSLTARRNERSSDWIAPSTSNGCAMACAYCYVPRRKGYANPITVFTNIEEIVGYLERHAARQGVKPEPNQCDPVDWVYDIGENGDCSVDAMVSDNVADLVALFARLPHAKASFATKLVNPDLLTYEPRGGTRIRFSLMPGETSRLVDIRTSGVADRIAALDDFVEAGYEVHLNFSPVIVHETWRADWAELLEQIADNTSERTRRQLAAEIIFLTHNEGLHDINLGWHPKAEDLLWRPDLQQPKRSQNGQLNVRYRTGWKGRWVRQLTDLVAEKLPDCRIRYAF, from the coding sequence ATGACTGCGACGCCCCTGGCGGAGCGCCTCCTCGACATCACCCGGATCTACCACGAGCCCGGCATCGAGGGGTCCCCGCGCGCTGCCGAGGTGCTCGCTCGCTTCCCGGACGCAGAGCGCATCGAGGTGCCGTCCCATCAGGCCATACCGGGTCTGTACGGCAACGCGGGCAACATCGCGGACTGGGTGCGGATCAAGCAGCAGGTGCTCGTCCTCGGCGAGAAGAAGAGCCTGACCGCACGGCGCAACGAACGGTCCAGCGACTGGATCGCGCCGTCCACGTCGAACGGCTGCGCCATGGCCTGCGCGTACTGCTACGTGCCGCGGCGCAAGGGCTACGCGAACCCGATCACGGTGTTCACCAACATCGAGGAGATCGTCGGTTACCTCGAGCGTCATGCCGCCCGCCAAGGCGTCAAACCCGAGCCGAACCAGTGCGATCCGGTGGACTGGGTCTACGACATCGGCGAGAACGGTGACTGCTCGGTCGACGCGATGGTGTCCGACAACGTCGCGGACCTCGTCGCCCTGTTCGCGCGACTGCCCCACGCCAAGGCCAGTTTCGCGACCAAGCTGGTCAACCCGGATCTGCTGACCTACGAGCCACGCGGCGGCACCCGCATCCGGTTCAGCCTGATGCCGGGCGAGACGTCGCGGCTGGTCGACATCCGTACCTCCGGGGTCGCCGACCGCATCGCGGCCCTCGATGACTTCGTCGAGGCCGGCTACGAGGTCCACCTGAACTTCAGCCCGGTCATCGTGCACGAGACCTGGCGCGCCGACTGGGCCGAGCTGCTGGAACAGATCGCCGACAACACCAGCGAACGCACCCGCCGCCAGCTCGCCGCCGAGATCATCTTCCTGACCCACAACGAGGGCCTGCACGACATCAACCTGGGGTGGCACCCCAAAGCCGAGGACCTGCTGTGGCGGCCCGACCTGCAGCAACCCAAACGCAGCCAGAACGGGCAGCTCAACGTCCGCTACCGGACCGGGTGGAAAGGACGCTGGGTGCGCCAGCTCACCGACCTGGTCGCCGAGAAGCTGCCGGACTGCCGGATCCGCTATGCCTTCTGA
- a CDS encoding bifunctional adenosylcobinamide kinase/adenosylcobinamide-phosphate guanylyltransferase, whose protein sequence is MRILVTGGVRSGKSRHAEELLAGAGHVTYVAPGRAADGTDPDWDARVSRHRARRPAHWRTVETADVAVAVRDAQGTVLVDCLGTWLTAVLDDNGLWDKGSRKATDEVEIRVTALCDALTGAAEAVVVTNEVGLGVVPSHRSGVLFRDLLGTVNQRVAQVCDEVHLVIAGRVLTL, encoded by the coding sequence GTGAGGATCCTGGTGACCGGCGGCGTGCGCTCCGGTAAGTCCCGCCACGCCGAGGAGCTGCTCGCCGGCGCCGGGCACGTCACCTATGTCGCGCCGGGTCGGGCCGCCGACGGCACCGACCCCGACTGGGACGCGAGGGTCTCCCGCCACCGTGCCCGCCGGCCCGCGCACTGGCGTACGGTCGAGACCGCCGACGTCGCCGTCGCGGTGCGCGACGCGCAGGGGACGGTGCTGGTCGACTGCCTCGGCACCTGGCTGACCGCTGTTCTCGACGACAACGGGTTGTGGGACAAGGGTTCCCGGAAGGCGACCGACGAGGTCGAGATCCGGGTGACCGCCCTGTGCGACGCGCTGACCGGTGCGGCCGAAGCCGTGGTGGTGACCAACGAGGTCGGACTCGGTGTCGTCCCGTCGCACCGGTCCGGCGTGTTGTTCCGGGACCTCCTGGGCACCGTGAACCAGCGGGTCGCGCAGGTGTGTGACGAGGTCCACCTGGTGATCGCCGGGCGTGTTCTCACGCTCTGA
- a CDS encoding PucR family transcriptional regulator produces MLTLADVLALPVVQRGRPEVLSACRRDDTIRWVHVSDLADLSTLLQGGELVLTTGAAMVRSPRTYLRGLADAGAVGVVVEVGTVVPELPPGVGDIAEQLDLALVVLHRTVRFVEVTEAVHRMIVAEQYDVVEFDRRVHETFTDLSMKRASLSGIVDAAAKLLDEHVVLEDLSHQALVASTGIPAELLADWERRSRRSPGDGVDAEPWSATDVGPRFEQWGRLVVPYAPADAARASTVLERAASALAMHRMVEQNRTGLQHQAQSGLIDDVLRGRVVDDRDVAARAQALGLRGGGQFFPVVVRVERPGRVGDPVAGHRRNVAVLDAVAHTVNASGHTGLFSLRGDGEVGAVVALRDSRTRSAEQTFGALARRIHAEIRRVDGSDRVVVALGPSAHEVTDAIAGLAEATDTAEVALSLRGDVREFYRTSDIRLRGLIALLRDDRRIQRFAETELKALLVHDAGAEPSSLSVLREYLRLAGNKSALAERLHMSRPALYKRLRGIEDALGVDLDDGESMTSLHVAVMVLDSLTGSG; encoded by the coding sequence ATGCTGACGCTGGCCGATGTGCTCGCGCTCCCCGTGGTGCAGCGGGGCAGGCCGGAGGTGCTGAGCGCCTGTCGCCGGGACGACACGATCCGCTGGGTCCACGTCAGCGATCTCGCGGACCTCTCCACCCTGCTGCAGGGTGGGGAACTGGTGCTGACGACGGGCGCCGCGATGGTCCGGTCCCCGCGGACGTACCTGCGCGGGCTGGCCGACGCCGGTGCCGTCGGCGTGGTGGTCGAGGTCGGGACGGTCGTGCCCGAGTTGCCGCCCGGTGTCGGGGACATCGCCGAACAGCTCGATCTGGCATTGGTGGTCCTGCATCGAACGGTCCGCTTCGTCGAGGTCACCGAGGCGGTGCACCGGATGATCGTGGCCGAGCAGTACGACGTCGTGGAGTTCGACCGCCGCGTCCACGAGACCTTCACCGATCTGAGCATGAAACGGGCCTCGCTGAGCGGGATCGTCGACGCGGCCGCCAAACTGCTCGATGAACACGTCGTGCTGGAGGATCTCTCGCACCAGGCGTTGGTCGCCTCGACCGGCATCCCGGCGGAATTGCTCGCCGATTGGGAGCGTCGGTCCCGGCGCAGTCCCGGCGACGGTGTCGACGCCGAGCCGTGGTCGGCCACCGACGTCGGTCCGCGGTTCGAGCAGTGGGGCCGTCTGGTGGTCCCCTACGCTCCCGCCGACGCCGCCCGTGCGTCCACGGTGCTGGAGCGTGCCGCGTCCGCGCTGGCGATGCACCGGATGGTCGAGCAGAACCGCACGGGCCTGCAGCACCAGGCCCAGAGCGGGCTCATCGACGACGTCCTGCGCGGCCGCGTCGTCGACGACCGCGACGTGGCGGCGCGCGCCCAGGCGCTCGGTCTGCGCGGCGGCGGGCAGTTCTTCCCGGTCGTCGTGCGCGTCGAGCGGCCGGGGCGGGTCGGGGACCCGGTCGCCGGTCACCGTCGCAACGTCGCCGTCCTCGACGCGGTCGCGCACACCGTCAACGCCTCCGGTCACACCGGGCTGTTCTCGCTGCGCGGTGACGGAGAAGTCGGTGCTGTGGTGGCACTGAGGGATTCGCGGACGCGATCGGCCGAGCAGACCTTCGGTGCACTGGCACGCAGAATCCACGCGGAGATCCGCAGGGTCGACGGCTCCGACCGGGTCGTCGTCGCGCTCGGACCGTCTGCACACGAGGTCACCGACGCCATCGCAGGGCTCGCCGAGGCGACCGACACCGCCGAGGTCGCGCTGTCTCTGAGAGGAGACGTCCGTGAGTTCTACCGGACCTCCGACATCCGCCTGCGCGGCCTGATCGCGCTGCTGCGGGACGACCGGCGGATCCAGCGGTTCGCGGAGACCGAGCTCAAGGCGCTGTTGGTGCACGACGCCGGCGCCGAGCCGTCGAGCCTCTCGGTGCTGCGCGAGTACCTGCGTCTGGCCGGCAACAAATCGGCACTCGCCGAGCGCCTGCACATGAGCAGGCCCGCCCTGTACAAGCGGCTGCGGGGGATCGAGGATGCGCTCGGGGTCGATCTGGACGATGGCGAGTCGATGACCTCGCTGCACGTGGCGGTCATGGTGCTCGACAGCCTCACCGGCAGCGGCTGA
- a CDS encoding CoA-acylating methylmalonate-semialdehyde dehydrogenase: protein MAETISHWMNNAPFAGASDATAPVTNPATGETTGRVALASVTDARAVIDAAAAAFPAWRDTSLAKRTQVLFTFRELLNERKGELAEIITREHGKVVSDALGEVSRGQEVVEFACGIPHLLKGGYTENASTKVDVYSIRQPLGPVGIISPFNFPAMVPMWFFPIAIACGNTVVLKPSEKDPSASLWLAALWKEAGLPDGVFNVLHGDKTAVDELLTNPAIKSVSFVGSTPIAQYVYATGTAAGKRVQALGGAKNHAVILPDADLDLAADAMVNAGFGSAGERCMAISACVAVGPIADDLVAKIAERTTPLKIGDGTKDSDMGPLVTQAHRDKVASYIDAGEADGAKVVVDGRNVEIGGGNSGLSEGFWLGPTLLDNVTPDMSVYTDEIFGPVLSVLRVDTYDQALELINSNPYGNGTAIFTNDGGAARRFQNEVEVGMVGINVPIPVPMAYFSFGGWKASLFGDSHAHGMDGVNFFTRQKAITTRWLDPSHGGINLGFPENS, encoded by the coding sequence ATGGCTGAGACGATCTCGCACTGGATGAACAATGCGCCCTTCGCGGGCGCCTCGGACGCGACCGCGCCGGTGACCAACCCGGCCACCGGTGAGACGACCGGCCGGGTCGCGCTGGCCTCGGTGACCGATGCGCGGGCCGTCATCGACGCCGCAGCCGCGGCGTTCCCGGCCTGGCGCGACACCTCGCTGGCCAAACGCACCCAGGTCCTGTTCACCTTCCGAGAGCTGCTCAACGAACGCAAGGGCGAACTCGCCGAGATCATCACCAGGGAGCACGGCAAAGTCGTCTCCGACGCGTTGGGTGAGGTCTCGCGCGGCCAGGAAGTCGTCGAATTCGCCTGCGGGATCCCCCATCTGCTCAAGGGTGGCTACACCGAGAACGCCTCGACCAAGGTCGACGTCTACTCGATCCGCCAGCCCCTGGGGCCGGTCGGCATCATCTCCCCGTTCAACTTCCCCGCCATGGTCCCGATGTGGTTCTTCCCGATCGCGATCGCCTGCGGCAACACCGTGGTGCTCAAACCGTCGGAGAAGGATCCGTCGGCCTCGCTGTGGCTGGCGGCGCTGTGGAAGGAAGCCGGCCTCCCCGACGGGGTGTTCAACGTCCTGCACGGCGACAAGACCGCCGTCGACGAACTGCTCACCAACCCCGCGATCAAGAGCGTGTCCTTCGTCGGTTCCACCCCCATCGCTCAGTACGTCTACGCCACCGGCACCGCGGCGGGCAAGCGCGTCCAGGCCCTCGGTGGAGCCAAGAACCACGCCGTGATCCTGCCCGACGCCGACCTCGACCTGGCCGCCGACGCCATGGTCAACGCCGGGTTCGGCTCGGCCGGCGAACGCTGCATGGCCATCAGCGCGTGCGTGGCGGTCGGCCCGATCGCCGACGATCTGGTCGCCAAGATCGCCGAGCGCACCACGCCGCTCAAGATCGGTGACGGCACCAAGGATTCCGACATGGGGCCGCTGGTCACCCAGGCCCACCGCGACAAGGTCGCCTCCTACATCGACGCCGGCGAAGCCGACGGCGCCAAAGTCGTCGTCGACGGCCGCAATGTAGAGATCGGCGGCGGCAACTCCGGTCTTTCAGAGGGCTTCTGGCTCGGCCCCACCCTGCTCGACAACGTCACCCCAGACATGAGCGTCTACACCGACGAGATCTTCGGTCCCGTCCTCTCCGTGCTCCGCGTCGACACCTACGACCAGGCCCTGGAACTCATCAACTCCAACCCCTACGGCAACGGCACCGCGATCTTCACCAACGACGGCGGCGCCGCCCGCCGCTTCCAGAACGAGGTCGAGGTCGGCATGGTCGGCATCAACGTCCCCATCCCGGTCCCGATGGCCTACTTCAGCTTCGGCGGCTGGAAAGCCTCGCTGTTCGGTGACAGCCACGCCCACGGCATGGACGGCGTCAACTTCTTCACCCGCCAGAAGGCCATCACCACCCGCTGGCTCGATCCCAGCCACGGCGGCATCAACCTCGGATTCCCCGAAAACAGCTGA
- a CDS encoding amidohydrolase family protein — MPESATQFRDAPIFDADQHMYETPDALTKFLPERYSRAVQYAQFGRHTRIVINNRVSDFIPNPTFERVAAPGAHEKFFAGENTEGLTLREMQGPAIEAPPATRNPADRIAELDRQGVREALNYPTLASLIEHATADDPELTLAVIHALNQWMAEHWTFDYQGRVFSTPIINLSEVDGAQRELEYILAQGARVALIKPGPVNGLRGWRSPALPEFDPFWRDVESAGLPIVLHASYPPLDDYVGKWEPPHTQNFMTQSAFRWMVLGHREIADMITALICHGTLTRFPKLRIASVENGSSWIFPLFNDFKELSKKMPQNFGEHPLDVFRRNIWVSPFWEGCVSDVVNTVGWDKVMFGSDYPHPEGLAEPKGFWKYAEGMDVRRTYDFMGDNARRFMGLPIANPDPEAARPPALSTA; from the coding sequence ATGCCCGAGTCCGCCACGCAGTTCCGCGATGCGCCGATCTTCGACGCCGACCAGCACATGTATGAGACGCCGGACGCGCTGACCAAGTTCCTCCCCGAGCGGTACTCACGTGCCGTGCAGTACGCGCAGTTCGGCCGCCACACCCGGATCGTCATCAACAACCGGGTGTCGGACTTCATCCCGAACCCGACGTTCGAGCGGGTCGCCGCGCCCGGGGCCCACGAGAAGTTCTTCGCCGGTGAGAACACCGAGGGCCTGACGCTGCGGGAGATGCAGGGACCGGCGATCGAGGCCCCGCCGGCAACCCGCAACCCCGCCGACCGGATCGCCGAACTGGACCGCCAGGGTGTGCGCGAGGCGCTGAACTATCCGACTCTGGCCAGCCTGATCGAGCACGCCACCGCCGACGACCCCGAGCTCACCCTCGCCGTCATCCATGCGCTGAACCAGTGGATGGCCGAACACTGGACCTTCGACTACCAGGGCCGGGTGTTCTCCACCCCGATCATCAACCTCTCCGAGGTCGACGGCGCCCAGCGGGAACTCGAGTACATCCTCGCCCAGGGCGCCAGGGTGGCGTTGATCAAACCCGGCCCGGTCAACGGGCTGCGGGGCTGGCGCTCACCGGCGCTGCCCGAGTTCGACCCGTTCTGGCGCGACGTCGAGTCCGCGGGGCTGCCGATCGTGCTGCACGCCAGCTACCCGCCGCTCGACGACTATGTCGGCAAGTGGGAGCCGCCGCACACCCAGAACTTCATGACCCAGAGCGCGTTCCGCTGGATGGTGCTCGGCCACCGCGAGATCGCCGACATGATCACCGCCCTGATCTGCCACGGCACCCTGACACGATTCCCGAAGCTGCGTATCGCCAGCGTCGAGAACGGGAGCTCGTGGATCTTCCCGCTGTTCAACGACTTCAAGGAACTCTCCAAGAAGATGCCGCAGAACTTCGGTGAGCATCCGCTCGACGTGTTCCGCCGCAACATCTGGGTCAGCCCGTTCTGGGAGGGCTGCGTCTCCGACGTCGTCAACACCGTCGGGTGGGACAAGGTGATGTTCGGTTCCGACTACCCCCACCCGGAGGGTCTGGCCGAACCGAAGGGCTTCTGGAAGTACGCCGAAGGCATGGACGTCCGCCGCACCTATGACTTCATGGGCGACAACGCACGGCGCTTCATGGGCCTGCCCATCGCCAACCCCGACCCCGAAGCTGCCAGGCCTCCGGCGCTGAGCACCGCCTGA